TGAAAAATAACTGAATCAGATTTAATGCGAATGATGGAACATTGTAAGACCAATAACAGCAATGTCTTCGGATATACTAGGTACAATAAAGTAGGAAACGAAAGTAACGAATGATTATCGCAGTAAATTtcccaatttaagcaattggaaagaAGAAGCCCTGAAATTATCAAGGTTTCAACGGGGGTCAAACCCGTGAGCGCCGCGCTACCGGTGCGAtcctccaccaactgagctatgaaaccacACATTAGGACCGAGGACAATTtattgagttcatatcttcccgtgcagtgaaatgatgtgcgGTGAAATGATCAGGGTTCCTTCTTTCCAATTACTTAAATCAGAGTTAACTCTGCTTAAATTGCcgggaaaatttactgcgatgaccACTGTTCagtttcatctacaaccgcagtataAATATGAATTATTTCATACATACTTCATAAAGTAGAAAAACTTAACCAAATGTGTCACTAGGTCAaaatgcttatcaaaagttacTATAATAAATCTCTTCGTTTTTGCTTTCACCTCCGATGTCTTTGAATAGAGTTAAGGATCAATCCATTTCATTatttttcgttttatttttatttgataacatattacttttctttcaaacatcaATATCACCCCTCGTATTTTGACCCTAGAGTAGcttgaaaaactgaaatttaaCGTCGTCCCTCTGGGCAATaattaggaagcttaagcatgcaacgtttttgaggcacggacggcaaccggaagtgaacatttcgcacaccaggacagtggtcttttctagattttcaaactaatggtCTCTATTACTGAAAAGAGACTgaacaatgtaaatgtggtggtgtgaagactacttaaataggaaaactgcaCACTTCCGGTTAACgtcggtggctcaaaaacgttgcatgcttaagctcaaACAGAGGCGTCACTTATTTGCACCGTCTTCTATCAAACGTCTCCGATACGTGATTAGCGCTCTGATGACATACCTTCGCCGCTCACTTTGTGTATCCCGCCAAACGTGCCCGGCCACGCAGAGGGGCGTTTTCGACAGAAAGATAAGAGAAACGCTTCCTTGTTCGGCGGAACACTATCGTCGGCGGCACTTTCTTTTCTAACGTATTTGATGCGCAGTTCGGTTTATAAGTTAGCAGGAATCGGCGCTAGATtcatttacagttttattttaaagttattttcgTCGTTTTTCTTTCGGTTTCTTGATCCTGTTTCTCAAGCACCAGTAAAGATCTCCCAAGACTTTTCGATTTAGACAAAGAAGAGCTTCTTTTCTTTCGTCACTCATTTCTAATGTGAATAGATAGTTGGTAACAGCAGTCAACTGGCGAATTTTCAGCGCTAAATCGTCTGTTAGCCCACGTTCTTCGTCGTTAAAAATCCAACAAGGCGGTGCCCCCTCTTCTGTCATATTTCTAGGACAAAATGCAGAAAGTTACCTCTGAGTGAAACAATTAGTGTAGACGTATGTTAACATTCCATTTTGACATAAATCATCTGCATATACCATGCAAGAACTCGGGTGCATGAACAGATATGAAGTGGAGATTAAGCACACtggttaaaatttaaaaaattgccaaaagcaACCAACTGAGGCGCACCTGACGTTCATGTTTTCTGGTTCTCCCAATTCGAGCCTACTCACTGCCCGCATTGTTTTCCCCAGAACTCTCTGGGCCTCTTAGCCATTGGGGAATTCTTTTGGGACAGGAAGATATCTACCTGCTGAGTAATTTATGATCATTTATCACTCATTACCTGTGAGGAAATGCTTGATGGGCTTGTTGACTCTCTGTCCCCAAGTCTTTACAGcaaatgaaacagaaaaaacTGTGACACTCGCCGCATGCTATGGCATTGCAGTCCCCAGGCTCTTTGATAGCGAGTGCTCTTCCTTGGTCAGTTGTGCTACATTCTTCATTGGGGCACCTGACCGCTACAGCCTCAGTGAGTACTTCATGTAAACGCATGTTGGCGTCAGCATCGGTGACACCCTTATCAGGAGGGCAGAGGTGGTCTGAGTAGCCTTGAATACTAAGACGATTTTTACACGTGAGACAAAAGTTGCCTTTGCAGTTTGGACATGAAAAGAAGAGTTCTTCAAAAGTTTCTTCTTCGGGCTTACTGTAAAAGTAGGAACATTCTTCGTTGGGGCAGTTGATTCGTGAACCTCTGCGTATGGCACTGTCTACCGCCAGAATTGTAAGTTCTTGGTCTACATCAATTCTTGCACGGTGAACTGCATTGTGTCCCAGAATATCTCGCAGAAGGTCAAAGTCAAATTGTGATTGACATTGATTCGAGAAAGGACAACTCAGTCCTTCGGCTGGGCCGATCATAGCATTGTTAGTTCTTGTGCGTTGTACTACACAATCTGTCACACAAATATTGCAGAAGATATGTTGTCCACTGCCGCATGTTATGATCTAAACGAAAAgaggaaataataataataatatagtaTACCATTACACTGCGTTTCAGTGGttcacaaaaattacaaattacattTAGAAAAATTACATGTTATTTCAGAATGTAAAAATATGCAAGAATATGCACAAATGCTTATATATAAAATATCTATATACAAAAAGATACAATAAAGtttatatattaaaaagataGGTCTTAAGTTGAGCCTTAAAAGAATTTGTAGAAACAGCAGTTTTAAGTTCCATGTGAGTTTCAAAGTGTATGAACGTATGAATTCGTCGTCCTGACATGTGGTACTTTTGCCGACAATTTCTTGCATTTCTAAGTGCATTGCCCGCGTGGCGCAACCTATTGCCTCTACTGCCATGGCCATATTAACTTTCAGGGCATTCATatgcaatgaaaacaatatcACACCCTCTCCGCTGAGATTTGCAGGAAGTGGGCGGTTTCCGGTCGTTGTCTCAGAGGGTAGAACCATCCATGCTGTGTCTCCGATCTGGCAAAGAGCTTATTTAAACCTTCTCTCTCAAGAGGAATCCCTGATAACATCTCCTAAGTACTAAAATcaaatttctccatttctcTATGACGGACAAGACCACGCGGAAACGTCTACTGCCAACTTAAGCAAATTTCTGCTAGTGTGCCCTGTTCGGTCACAGTTCCCAAAACGCCAAGTAAATCTCAGTTGCCCTTAAAACTATAACTAGATACAAAATTTAACTCTTACCAAAAATTTCTCGGTGAAACAAATGGAGCATTTTAAAAGTTGACGTTGCGCCATTAGTCTTGTGGTCTTTGCGGGATGACAATCTTAGTCAGGTTGGTTAGTTAGTTTGGTTCGTCTCTCTGTTTGTTGCACTATTTATCAGCGATGGTTTTCCCCAACTGAATGGATCCCTCATGATTGACAATATATGTTATcctaaaaattgtttttaatatttcattttcGGCGTGACGTCATGATGTTGTCATAGGTATAAATGTTATATATTCAACTGAAATTGTACTTCATAGGGccagaaaatgaaattttatttttgggatATCCAGTGCCTAATACTTAGTTTAGGGCTCACTCCGTGAAGACTGATACCTGTCATCCCAATTTGGGGCTAAATTAAGACCCGTTTCGCGTGTCAGCTACTAACACTGTCGTTCAAGTTCGAGTTTTTTTGTCGCAGATAATCCACTTGTTACAGTGAATGATGTTGATGACGTTAGTTATGACAAGAACTAACTTGAAATAGCCGTGGATCAATTTTGAAAGCAAATGCGTTTGGCTACTGATTAAAAAGTGCCCATATATGGCATTTTTGAAGCAATGGAGGGAACACCTTGGTCATGAAAGGGTACTTCCAAAAGTTGGATATTTGCTGacgagcgggaaattcaaaatTCGGGAAGGCCAGCAAAATTATAAATATAGTAAATTATACCCTGAGGAGTGTTTGTTACGACCATTTAAAAACAACCTAGTGTTTTGTAGGCAAGCATAACAagtgaaatgagagacaaagaAAAGGGCTGAATAAATCGAAAATTCAAACAAAGAAGCGGTTCAATGAAACCTCGAAATAAGGCAACATAATTTCTCGTTTTGCAGGAGGTGACAAATATCTGGTTGAGGACGCTGCTGGAGTGTTTGTTTGGCGTTCACATTATTCATTTATTCGATGCATGTTAAACTTTGTTCTTGTTTGCGATTATTCGAAATCTATCGTGAAATCTCTTGAAACGGTCTCCTTCCCTTATGTTTTCATAGTTGATACCATAATTAATGTTGATACAGTATATTGCATAAATAGAAAACGTTTACGGTTTTTTGTTCTATTCTGTGCTTATTATTTGACTTCATTCTAAGGCACGGGTCTTCTTTTCGACaaaatgaatttgaaaaacattctGAGGAGAAGTGTTCGATACTAATTCTAATTTCGCGGCGTCCAGTTCTATTGGCCATCCTTGTTGATAGGTTTAACACACGCGTGCGATGCGTCTTATTTTAACGAGGTGTATATAGAAATTATTGCAATGTCAGCAAAAAATCTTGAAAACACCGATATAAACACTTTAACATGAGCGAACAATTGCGAACTAAACAAATGTCCACTTTCCACCTCTCCCAGTGAAGCTATGATAAAATAAGCAAGTCAACAGTTTTTCGTTGGTAATTACGTCATCTTCGCAGACTCACGGCGAATATTAATAGAAGAAGTAGAAAACaaaagccttttgttttcattgtgtgaTGTGGAATTTGATCCAAAACAATGGACCATTTTTTTGATGTAAAAGATTCAATCGAGAGAAACAACAAATCTTGATATTTTATTCAAAAGCGTTATGATATTCAGGTTCAAAGAAATTTGTAGGCTGTATTAAGTTTGGTACTTTTAATGATATATGAAGATTCAGTGACTCGAGTCGTACTTTTAGCGCTCATGTGACTCTAAATTAGGGGATATCTTGAATCCAAGtatcctttcttttttgaaaaacttttaaaatacAACCGAAATAGTAAGACAACTGGCTGTAACCAAAAAATAACAGTGACGTATTAATCAAGTGACAACTTGTCACTTGTTTGATTAGTGATGTGCAATGTGCAAAATACaaccttgtttggttgctcttttcgaTGACCTCTTTAGGGTTGCGTCAAGTTTATTAATAAACAACAAGGTTTCTTCTATCTTGCTGTGGTAATCAGTTTTTTAGGGAGCCTAGAATTTGAAAGTgatcaagttcaagtttattggAAAGTTTGTAACATACAAAATATGATGTAACAATGGTTGCAGTTAGCTTCAGCTATTCGAGGCGTGCAGTGGATTGACGCATAGAGTTAActattattttacaatattaaAATCACTTACAGAActaagggcccgattacatggtgagtttcaccccgggctgaaatttcagcccggctaaccgggctgaaatttcagaccggcttctgaaacaaatcctcagaaaaccaagttgtcgattacatggagagggattcagcccggggcgcaattcagcccgggctgaaaatcctagcccggtattctcaaaccggctaggattttcagcccggccaaacgagctgaaaaatccatgtaatcgctatcattttttcagcccgagctgaaaaaggagcgcgagcatacgtatctattgtgttttcgcacttCAGTAAACTTTCCCAcggaaattagcgttttgcgcccgggctgaaattgaccatgtaatcgcaacgatatttcagcccggtgggcggagcgaaatttcagcccgggctgaaattcaccatgtaatcaggccctaagtaTCAAGTGTGAAAACTTTTATGCGTACATTTCACCCTACCCTTCCCGTGACGTTTTGCCGTGTGCGTCTGTGCCTTTCGCCTGGTTACAAAGTAAACAATTCAACATGGCGTCTTCCATGGAAGTACAGCCCTCTTCTTCGAATGTGTCTGACACTGTTTTGGCGAGTTCTGGCTCCAGTGGAAGCGTTTCAGTGGCTTTGCATCCCCTAGTAATCATGAATATTTCTGAACATTACACAAGAATTAAGGCTCAATACGGAAAACCCGATCCTCAAGGTAGGTTTgcaaaatgatgcaaaatttaATCCTAATGGAGAATAAATTTTGCACATTGCTTGTGATATCTTGAGTAGTCAAAATTCAGATAAAAATTTCTGGTCAGAAAACGAAAATTCCGGCCAAAAGCACAACTTGTACCCATGTTACATTCttgttaaatgtttttcaattCTACTGCTGTTTTTCAGTGATTGGAGCTCTTCTTGGCACCCAAGATGGTCGCAAGATAgaaattttcaattcttttgaGCTACAATTTGACACTTTTGATGACGGACAAATTGTTTTAAACATGGAGTATTACAGTACTAAGGAGGAACAATGTAAGTTGTAAAAGAACATATTACAGCTATACCACTAAGGTCTGTAATTCAGAAAAATACTATTTATTGTCAAAGTGCAATCGAGGTATGGGTTCATCCTcagtgtaagaacctgtcaaactcacagaTGATTTAGGTAATAAAACACAGAAAATaaaagagccaagagaccattaagCAATAACGAAATCCCAGCAATAGCtaacaaaggaaagaaaatactGTATGTGAAAATTATGTTCTTTCACCCAAATAAAGCCTAATTGTGAGATACTGGTTTTATGTCAAGGTGACTGTCTATCACTTTCACCTACACAGAGCTGGGTATTGTTCTGTCAATGTAGCGAAGTGGAATATACAGAAATAGTTATTTTGCCGGCACATAGAGGAGGTCTGGGTTGGGGTAGGAAGGATTATGGGTATGCATTTCAGATATTTAAGGTGAAATGTTGTGAATTCAAATCAGTCTAGGTCAGCATACATTTAGCATCGAAGTTTATTTAAACTGTTAATGGCCTTTCAGTGGTAGTGTTGGCAAAATCAAGTTATTACAGTAGTTTTCCTGATATAATGGGCTAGCTATGAGTGTAGGTGTTGGTAATACATTTCTTTTTGCATCTGCGATCAATTGCTAGCTTGCCAGTCAAAGAAAATCAAATTAATATGCATGCATTTTTTATCAGTTCATCAAGTTTTCAAGAACCTGGATTTTCTTGGTTGGTACACCACTGGTTCATCACCCACTGAAAATGATATCAAAGTACATAAGCAGGTAAAGTACTATGTTTCGTTTTAGTAAACTGAAACATTATATCTACCAATGCTAACTCGAGACAGTAAAGCAGCAACAAGGACATTAGAAATAGAGAAAATGAGGGAGGAAGCCTTCCCATTTTTTAGTTTCCCTTTTGAAAAAATATCTTGCAGTGAatgtgaaaaaattaatagcatAGCTAAGTGTCATGTTATAGAATATACAACAAAGGGTTTGCCACTAGATCAAGTGTCGCAGAGGGTCTGACATAACATCTTTTCCTTTTGTGGAAGGAGGGTAATTTATAAAAAGTTTCTAGATTTCTTTAATGTTTAGATTCATGTTTTCTCCCTCAGATGTGCGAAATCAATGAAAGTCCCTTATTTCTGAAACTTAATCCACTGGCCAAGACAAATGATGTAGGTCACAGAACATTTTgtgtcttttcatttttttcatattcatGTAATTCGTTGTAAAAATAATCCCACTGTATAAAAGTGGAGCAAAAACATgatatgttttcaaaaaaaatatatttttattattagaatCTGACCAAGAAGTGGCCATTGCTGCGGTGGAAGAACTGTTAATTTATCATTGTTGTTTGATTATGATGTGCAGTTTGATTTCTTGATGATTGTACATTTACACATTATACAATAATGATTTATTTCTTTCCAGTTGCCAATAAGTTTGTACGAGTCAGTGATTGACATTGTTGATGGAGCTGTAAGTGAAATGTTTCTCGCTACATGGAATCTTTGCAAGTTTATTCCGTGATTTTGATACCATGTATCATTGTTAAACATTTCAGACACGCATGTTATTTGTTGAAACTCATTACACCTTGGCTACAGAAGAAGCTGAGCGAATAGGAGTGGATCATGTAGCTAGACTTTCTAACACTGGCACAGTTGATGCTTCAACAggcatgttttttatgcattttattaGTCACTATGGTTGACAAACAAATTTGATGCTTTTTGGGAAATATGGGATATTTCTTATGATTCCATTTTTTGCTCAATGTTGTTAACCTGTGTATGTCTTTCTCTGAACAGTGTCCGAGCATCTCTTAGCTCAGTACAATGCAATTAAGATGCTCCATTCCAGAGTAAAGATGATTTTGGCATATGTTAAAGCTGTTAAGGATGGTATGAGTGGGTTTCTAAAATTTTTGTTGTCTACTTCTAGTTTTAACAAACTTAGCCCTTTACTCCatagtttttttctcttttctttttcttttgaaaagggGAAATTCCTTGTAATCATGAAATTATGCGTGATGCCTTGAGTTTGATTCAAAGACTCCCAGTCATGAAGACGGATTTATTCCAAGAAGACTTCTATAATGTAAGTTTGTGCTGAAGCTCATGACAGACTTTCCATCTTTCTTTACTCCAGTACATGTAACTTGCTTAGTTAAGGATAGTCCCTCAGAACATAGATGGAAGAGAAAAAAGATTCAACTTTCAATGTGTCCAAAACATCAAAAACTCTATCTTCCTTTATATGTAACGTCAAGGAAATGTTTGCTTTATTGGCTTATTTTAAGTTTAAACACATATCTAGAATGTGGTTATGTGCACTGATATTTAACAATACCggtaattattcctcgagcctgaatgggccctgaatcaatagcccatgaggcctaAGGtcttatgggctattgactcagaggccatgaggatGAGTGGAATGATAATTCTTTTAGTataatccaactagttggtcaaaaaaatattgagacaaaacatctttcgcaagttaaagcatAACTTTAATTCTTTTTAACTGCCaagacattgcaaatatggcgggtgcttctcactactagtgggctataacatatagcctagtagtagctcgaccaatcagaatgcagaatgcagcattgatgacagaccactagttggattttactaaattattgatataatttttctttcattagcAATGTAATGATGTTATGCTGATGTGCTACTTGTCCACAATAACCAAAGGCACTAACAGCTTAAATGAGGTATGTTGGGTCAATCAATACAGGGGGGGATCCAGGATGGTTCACCACTAGGAAATGACTTCAACCTTGTCTCAtgtgtttgcttgtttgtttgttgtttttgcagAATACTAGTTATTTTAGAAAGCCACAGGTCATCTCGGAAGTGGGCGGAGGGTATGCACACTCCCTGCATTCCTCCCCCGTATCCACCCCTGCAATAGATAAGATTTTAGAGGACAATGTATAAAGCAACCAGGTTCacaatattattacattttaatACTCTGCCTAATCAGGGGTGATCTAAAGCTGTTAAGAAAGTCCATTTATATGCTAACTAATTAGCTTCCTGTGTTACTGATGATGTATGATAAACGTTGGGGCTTGAATTCTAACTTTTTGAGTTAGGTTCATTTTAAAGTAGAGCAGTATCAAAATATGTTGGGTATGAGTTTCTTTAGATGGAGATGAGTGGAAGTaatgacaaatatttttgtcttttatttacttttcataGTTCATCAACAAGTTTAACGTTGTCTATGATAGAGGAATGGGAAGGAGAATGAGAGGTGCACTCTTCTAGAACACAAGTAAACTCTACGATGTACACTGTTCTGGTTTTGTCACAAGAGCAGTTAATGGAGAGCTACAATAGCTTTTTGTTGCTTACCTTGGTCTCAAGCTCTTCTTTAAAGGGAACACTGACACATTCCCTTATGAGCAAAGCCTTTTTCCAGGATTTTTAAAGCCTTCTGTACAGTATtgtaaaataagtaaataaattgtCTGATCCTATCTGAAAACTGCATAGCAGTTTCACACTCCTTGACAGCCAAAACGATGCCAACAATATGTGTAATAATCATTacatatgattcatttcatttaTACCATTTCATCCAACAATGTGCATGTTGTCCTAGTATAGCTGTTCTTCTCTTGAGTGTTTTGACTATAAtatgaagaaatatttattgagTGGTCCGACTGTTCAAAAATATTATTCATTTGTCCCATATTCAAGGTAATATTTATGCTCAtttttttgcatgaaaattcaggggtttcaatagaacCTGGTAACTGGCTAATTTCGGCACCTAATTCCCAGATCATCGCCGCCTACTTtctatattaaatttcattGGAGTCGTTACTGTCATTACTTAATCAATATTAACTGCTTAATAACCTCGACTGTTtggtcgttacgggaaaatctcaaactgaggccttggTTTGAAATTTTCCTGTAACGACCGAACTGTcgaggttattaagttgtttattatatggcaccaaca
Above is a genomic segment from Acropora muricata isolate sample 2 chromosome 1, ASM3666990v1, whole genome shotgun sequence containing:
- the LOC136914432 gene encoding COP9 signalosome complex subunit 6-like; the encoded protein is MASSMEVQPSSSNVSDTVLASSGSSGSVSVALHPLVIMNISEHYTRIKAQYGKPDPQVIGALLGTQDGRKIEIFNSFELQFDTFDDGQIVLNMEYYSTKEEQFHQVFKNLDFLGWYTTGSSPTENDIKVHKQMCEINESPLFLKLNPLAKTNDLPISLYESVIDIVDGATRMLFVETHYTLATEEAERIGVDHVARLSNTGTVDASTVSEHLLAQYNAIKMLHSRVKMILAYVKAVKDGEIPCNHEIMRDALSLIQRLPVMKTDLFQEDFYNQCNDVMLMCYLSTITKGTNSLNEFINKFNVVYDRGMGRRMRGALF
- the LOC136910776 gene encoding uncharacterized protein, whose protein sequence is MAQRQLLKCSICFTEKFLIITCGSGQHIFCNICVTDCVVQRTRTNNAMIGPAEGLSCPFSNQCQSQFDFDLLRDILGHNAVHRARIDVDQELTILAVDSAIRRGSRINCPNEECSYFYSKPEEETFEELFFSCPNCKGNFCLTCKNRLSIQGYSDHLCPPDKGVTDADANMRLHEVLTEAVAVRCPNEECSTTDQGRALAIKEPGDCNAIACGECHSFFCFICCKDLGTESQQAHQAFPHRNMTEEGAPPCWIFNDEERGLTDDLALKIRQLTAVTNYLFTLEMSDERKEALLCLNRKVLGDLYWCLRNRIKKPKEKRRK